Proteins encoded by one window of Rhodoligotrophos appendicifer:
- a CDS encoding amidohydrolase: protein MNHASPDLIVVNAHIRTMDALHPHAEALAVKDGRVWALGTDAEIRSLANGTTRLVDAQGRLVLPGFQDTHIHLQDSGTARSMSVALDGITDLDKLLQRLAEHAAANPDEPWVRGSGYYTGVFGEHNLSRQVLDAVVPDRPCWIYGSDGHNACLNTLACKAVGLDETTPDPHNGQFVRDAQGVPTGLLYEDALFWVQDRMPPLDDGHFKTGVRYAQALCNRHGITGVLDARVGERHMRVYKDLADAGELTVRIRATALVTPEDTVHDALERIERLRRDFTTPMSSVHSAKFFLDGVFENRTAAMIEDYSDEIGGNAPVMFEAEHLRELFIAFDKARFQLHAHCIGDGAVRACLDALQAAREANGEWPALHQVAHIQVIDPADIPRFRELGAVANIQPLWARNEPSVTDIALPMVGEQRGRYMYAWATLRDAGAIFAVSSDWGVSTLNPFEIMAVAVTRKPPRKFSNHPVFLPEERITVEDVVRGYTLDAAASAWRSADTGSLGLGKFADLIILDRDIFTIAPEELADTQVLLTLLAGQEVHRDPALPA from the coding sequence ATGAACCACGCGTCCCCCGACCTCATCGTCGTGAATGCCCACATCCGCACCATGGATGCGCTTCACCCTCATGCCGAAGCCCTGGCGGTGAAGGATGGCCGGGTTTGGGCCCTGGGCACGGATGCCGAGATCCGCAGCCTCGCCAATGGCACGACGCGCCTGGTCGATGCCCAGGGGCGCCTCGTTCTGCCCGGTTTCCAGGATACCCACATTCACCTGCAGGACTCCGGCACCGCCCGCTCCATGAGCGTCGCCCTCGACGGCATCACCGACCTCGACAAGCTCCTCCAGCGCCTCGCTGAGCATGCCGCCGCCAACCCCGACGAGCCCTGGGTGCGCGGCAGCGGCTATTACACTGGCGTCTTCGGCGAGCATAATCTCAGCCGCCAGGTCCTTGACGCCGTCGTCCCCGATCGCCCCTGCTGGATCTACGGCTCCGATGGCCACAATGCCTGCTTGAACACCCTGGCCTGCAAGGCCGTCGGCCTCGACGAGACCACGCCCGATCCGCACAACGGCCAATTCGTCCGCGATGCGCAGGGCGTCCCCACCGGCCTGCTCTACGAGGACGCCCTCTTCTGGGTCCAGGACCGCATGCCGCCGCTCGACGACGGCCACTTCAAGACCGGCGTCCGCTATGCCCAGGCTCTCTGCAACCGTCACGGCATCACCGGCGTCCTCGATGCCCGCGTCGGCGAGCGCCACATGCGCGTCTACAAGGACTTGGCCGACGCCGGCGAATTGACGGTGCGCATCCGCGCCACCGCCCTCGTCACCCCCGAGGACACCGTCCACGACGCCCTGGAGCGTATCGAGAGGCTGCGCCGCGATTTCACCACACCCATGTCCTCGGTGCATTCGGCGAAATTCTTCCTCGACGGCGTCTTCGAGAACCGCACCGCCGCCATGATCGAGGACTATTCCGACGAGATCGGCGGCAACGCCCCCGTCATGTTCGAGGCCGAGCATCTGCGCGAGCTCTTCATCGCCTTCGACAAGGCCCGCTTCCAGCTCCACGCCCACTGCATCGGCGATGGCGCCGTCCGCGCCTGCCTCGATGCCCTCCAGGCGGCCCGCGAAGCCAATGGCGAATGGCCCGCTCTGCATCAGGTGGCCCATATCCAGGTCATCGACCCCGCCGACATCCCCCGCTTCCGCGAGCTTGGGGCGGTCGCCAACATCCAGCCTCTCTGGGCCCGCAACGAACCCTCGGTCACCGACATCGCGCTCCCCATGGTGGGCGAGCAGCGCGGTCGCTACATGTATGCCTGGGCGACGCTCCGCGATGCCGGCGCCATCTTCGCTGTCAGCAGCGACTGGGGCGTCTCCACCCTCAATCCCTTCGAGATCATGGCCGTCGCCGTGACCCGCAAGCCGCCGCGCAAATTCTCCAACCACCCGGTCTTCCTGCCCGAGGAGCGCATCACCGTCGAGGACGTGGTCCGCGGCTACACCCTGGACGCCGCCGCCTCCGCCTGGCGCTCCGCCGACACCGGCTCGCTGGGCCTCGGCAAGTTCGCCGACCTGATCATCCTCGACCGCGACATCTTCACGATCGCCCCCGAAGAGCTCGCCGACACCCAGGTCCTCCTCACCCTCCTCGCCGGCCAAGAGGTCCACCGCGACCCCGCTTTGCCCGCCTGA
- a CDS encoding GNAT family N-acetyltransferase produces the protein MVLDTERLALRPPRLADVPALYSFLGDAEAMRFTHADASPRDCRRRVLVHEWFRRRDGFAPWTVIRRSDQRIIGWGGLYKDPFDPGWGIEVGYHFHRDAWGQGFASELVRAALALADHRLGLLEVFAFTREENAGSRRVLGKAGFSVVRPVPEMERLLWRRGRYGL, from the coding sequence GTGGTTCTCGACACGGAGCGGCTCGCGTTGCGGCCGCCGCGGCTTGCCGACGTGCCGGCGCTCTATTCATTCCTCGGGGATGCGGAGGCCATGCGGTTCACGCATGCGGATGCTTCGCCACGGGACTGCCGTCGGCGGGTGCTGGTGCATGAATGGTTCCGCCGCAGGGACGGGTTCGCGCCGTGGACCGTCATCCGGCGAAGCGACCAGCGGATCATCGGGTGGGGCGGGCTGTACAAGGACCCGTTCGATCCCGGATGGGGCATCGAAGTCGGCTATCACTTCCATCGCGACGCCTGGGGCCAGGGGTTCGCCAGCGAGCTGGTGCGGGCCGCGCTGGCGCTTGCGGATCACAGGCTGGGGCTCCTGGAGGTGTTCGCCTTCACGCGGGAGGAGAATGCCGGCTCGCGGCGGGTGCTGGGGAAGGCGGGGTTCAGCGTGGTCCGGCCGGTGCCGGAGATGGAGCGGCTGCTGTGGCGGCGCGGGCGGTATGGGTTGTGA
- a CDS encoding EamA family transporter, with amino-acid sequence MSSVPAAAHAPAFFSFPFSDLRERLSRSLIGESPMKGVLLIVIATVFFTCSDMSAKYLTQDLPAIEIAWIRYVVFCAIVIPLALMKGGRQVLSTRRPGQQIMRGLCMVLSTILFLFGLGHLSVADATAINFVSPVFITALAIPLLGETVGLRRWVAAAIGLVGVLIIVQPGSSAFQLAALFPVAAAATWALAAIATRIMSATESPQTTLVYSAGTGLVVLTAAVFFEWTTPTWGQLGVGVLVGLFSTIAHWLFILSYRHATASMLAPFSYIQIIWASGLGFLIFGAIPSVGTYIGAAVIAASGLYTAHRERVRGRLEAEARAEAAAR; translated from the coding sequence ATGTCTTCCGTCCCCGCAGCCGCCCATGCGCCTGCGTTTTTTTCGTTTCCCTTCTCAGACCTTCGCGAGAGACTGAGCCGCAGCCTGATCGGCGAAAGCCCCATGAAGGGGGTGTTGCTGATCGTGATCGCCACGGTCTTCTTCACCTGCTCGGACATGTCCGCGAAATATCTCACGCAGGACCTGCCGGCGATCGAGATCGCCTGGATCCGCTATGTGGTGTTCTGCGCGATCGTCATTCCGCTGGCCCTGATGAAGGGCGGACGGCAGGTACTGAGCACGAGGCGACCGGGGCAGCAGATCATGCGCGGTTTGTGCATGGTGCTCTCGACGATCCTGTTCCTGTTCGGGCTGGGACATCTCAGCGTCGCGGACGCCACCGCCATCAATTTCGTGTCGCCGGTCTTCATCACCGCCCTGGCCATTCCCTTGCTGGGTGAAACCGTGGGGCTGCGCCGCTGGGTGGCCGCCGCCATCGGGCTCGTCGGGGTGCTGATCATCGTGCAGCCGGGCTCCAGCGCCTTTCAGCTCGCCGCCCTGTTTCCCGTGGCGGCTGCCGCGACCTGGGCTCTCGCCGCGATCGCCACGCGAATCATGAGCGCCACGGAAAGCCCGCAGACCACGCTCGTCTATTCAGCCGGGACCGGGCTCGTGGTGCTCACGGCCGCCGTCTTCTTCGAATGGACCACGCCCACCTGGGGCCAGCTTGGCGTCGGCGTGCTGGTGGGCCTGTTCTCGACCATCGCGCATTGGCTGTTCATCCTGTCCTATCGGCACGCGACCGCCTCCATGCTGGCGCCGTTCTCCTACATCCAGATCATCTGGGCGAGCGGGCTGGGCTTCCTGATCTTCGGCGCCATTCCGAGCGTCGGGACCTATATCGGCGCGGCCGTGATCGCGGCCAGCGGGCTCTATACCGCGCATCGGGAGCGGGTTCGCGGCAGGCTCGAGGCGGAGGCCCGGGCCGAAGCCGCCGCCCGGTAG
- a CDS encoding DUF1772 domain-containing protein: MPVVRQFIQDASFVLGLLMLALMTGYFFSYAVVIIPALETIPPESAIRAMDGVSHVIRRPLFAIIFFGAFLFPIAAGLLSAQKQRVAECALAAALIYGFGVIAVTFGALLPLNTALATAHAAGQPAAEVWRHYSGPWQMWNLIRLASGLAAFIIAMAGFALRHRSRLPVSAKMTER; this comes from the coding sequence ATGCCCGTGGTCCGCCAGTTCATCCAGGACGCCAGCTTCGTGCTGGGCCTTCTCATGCTCGCCCTGATGACGGGCTATTTCTTTAGCTATGCCGTCGTGATCATCCCGGCATTGGAGACAATTCCTCCGGAATCCGCCATTCGCGCCATGGACGGGGTCAGCCATGTGATAAGACGGCCACTATTTGCGATAATCTTCTTCGGTGCCTTTCTGTTTCCCATCGCGGCGGGGCTTCTGTCGGCACAGAAACAGCGGGTGGCCGAATGCGCGCTTGCCGCAGCGCTGATCTACGGATTCGGCGTCATCGCCGTGACCTTCGGCGCCCTGCTGCCGCTCAACACGGCGCTGGCAACGGCGCATGCGGCCGGCCAGCCCGCCGCAGAGGTCTGGCGGCACTATTCCGGCCCCTGGCAGATGTGGAACCTCATTCGCCTCGCCAGCGGGCTCGCGGCCTTCATCATCGCCATGGCGGGGTTCGCCCTGAGACACCGAAGCCGATTACCGGTCTCGGCAAAGATGACCGAAAGATGA
- a CDS encoding ABC transporter permease: MSDVMEPRPKSSLAHFVSTAPFNPADAEALTPEQERVYLASGWRMMWWKLKRHRVAVASGIFLLLMYLTIFVTEILAPYNSTTRHADYLYAPPQSIHLFHEGEFVGPFVYGYDSRANLETFRWDYTVNPDKVYPLRFFCQGDPYLFWGMIEGRTHLICPAVDGVFFPLGTDRLGRDMLSRIIYGTRISLTVGLIGITISFVLGITLGGLAGYYGGWIDAGIQRVIEVLRSLPELPLWLALSAALPVTWSPIVVYFGITIILGLLDWPGLARSVRSKFLALREEDFATAAVLMGAKPSRVIGRHLVPNFMSHLIASATLSVPAMILGETALSFLGLGLRPPITSWGVLLNEAQNLAAIEFYPWIITPMIPVILVILAFNFLGDGLRDAADPYH, encoded by the coding sequence ATGAGCGACGTGATGGAGCCGCGGCCGAAGTCAAGCCTGGCGCATTTCGTATCCACGGCCCCCTTCAACCCGGCGGATGCGGAGGCCCTGACGCCGGAACAGGAGCGCGTCTATCTCGCTTCCGGCTGGCGGATGATGTGGTGGAAACTGAAGCGCCACAGGGTGGCGGTCGCTTCGGGGATCTTCCTGCTGCTCATGTATCTGACGATCTTCGTCACCGAGATCCTCGCGCCCTACAACAGCACCACGCGGCATGCGGATTACCTCTACGCACCGCCGCAGTCGATCCATCTGTTCCATGAGGGAGAATTCGTCGGCCCCTTCGTCTATGGCTATGATTCGCGGGCCAATCTCGAGACGTTCCGGTGGGACTACACGGTCAATCCGGACAAGGTCTATCCGCTGCGGTTCTTCTGCCAGGGCGACCCCTATCTATTCTGGGGGATGATCGAGGGGCGGACGCATCTCATCTGCCCGGCGGTCGACGGCGTGTTCTTTCCGCTGGGAACGGACCGGCTGGGACGGGACATGCTGAGCCGGATCATCTACGGCACCCGGATCTCGCTGACGGTAGGGCTGATCGGCATCACCATCTCCTTCGTGCTGGGGATCACCCTGGGCGGGCTGGCCGGCTATTATGGCGGCTGGATCGATGCCGGGATCCAGCGGGTGATCGAGGTGCTGCGCTCGCTGCCCGAGCTGCCGCTGTGGCTCGCGCTGTCGGCGGCGCTGCCGGTCACATGGTCGCCGATCGTGGTCTATTTCGGCATCACGATCATTCTGGGGCTGCTGGACTGGCCGGGTCTGGCGCGATCGGTGCGCTCGAAATTCCTGGCGCTGAGGGAAGAGGATTTCGCCACCGCAGCGGTGCTGATGGGGGCCAAGCCGTCACGGGTCATCGGGCGGCATCTGGTGCCGAACTTCATGAGCCATCTGATCGCCAGCGCCACGCTGTCGGTGCCGGCGATGATCCTGGGCGAGACGGCGCTGTCGTTCCTGGGGCTGGGCTTGAGGCCGCCGATCACCAGCTGGGGCGTGCTGCTCAACGAAGCGCAGAACCTGGCGGCGATCGAATTCTATCCGTGGATCATCACGCCGATGATCCCGGTGATCCTGGTGATCCTGGCCTTCAACTTCCTCGGCGACGGGCTGAGGGATGCGGCCGACCCCTATCATTGA
- a CDS encoding ABC transporter permease, producing MLRYIVQRLLVMVPSLIAISLLMFVIIQLPPGDYLSNQIAELKVRGEAAGLEKIEFMRKEYGFDEPWYVQYGRWVGVLPGARGFSGLLQGNWGWSFEHQKPVSEVVGDSVILTIVLNAAVVLFIYIVSFPIGIYSATRQYSWGDYGFTFLGYLGLATPNFLLGLAMLYFANIWFGISVGGLMDPTYIGEPWSWGKLWSVIAHLIVPVVVIGTTGTAAMIRRLRANLLDELHKQYVTTARAKGLTEQRLLWKYPLRMALNPFVSDIGNLLPSLISGSVIVSVVLNLPTIGPVLLDALTSQDQYLAGFILLFVSVLTLVGMLISDLLLAVLDPRIRLGGEGQK from the coding sequence ATGTTGCGCTATATCGTCCAACGGCTCCTGGTCATGGTGCCGTCCCTCATCGCCATCAGCCTGCTCATGTTCGTGATCATCCAGCTGCCGCCGGGGGACTATCTGTCCAATCAGATCGCCGAACTGAAGGTGCGCGGGGAAGCGGCGGGACTCGAGAAGATCGAGTTCATGCGCAAGGAATACGGCTTCGACGAGCCGTGGTACGTGCAGTATGGGCGCTGGGTGGGCGTGCTGCCGGGGGCGCGCGGGTTCAGCGGCTTGCTGCAGGGCAATTGGGGATGGTCGTTCGAGCACCAGAAGCCGGTGTCGGAGGTGGTGGGGGACAGCGTGATTCTGACCATCGTGCTGAATGCCGCGGTGGTGCTGTTCATCTATATCGTCTCGTTCCCGATCGGGATCTATTCCGCGACGCGACAATATAGCTGGGGAGATTACGGCTTCACGTTCCTCGGCTATCTGGGGCTCGCCACGCCGAACTTCCTGCTCGGGCTGGCGATGTTGTATTTCGCGAATATCTGGTTCGGGATCTCCGTGGGCGGGCTGATGGACCCGACCTATATCGGCGAGCCCTGGAGCTGGGGGAAGCTCTGGTCGGTGATCGCGCATCTGATCGTGCCGGTGGTGGTGATCGGGACCACGGGGACGGCGGCGATGATCCGGCGGCTGCGGGCTAACCTGCTGGACGAGCTGCATAAGCAGTATGTGACGACGGCGCGGGCCAAGGGGCTGACCGAACAGCGGCTGCTGTGGAAGTATCCGCTGCGGATGGCGCTCAATCCGTTCGTGTCGGATATCGGCAATCTGCTGCCCAGCCTGATCTCGGGCTCGGTGATCGTGTCGGTGGTGCTCAATCTGCCCACGATCGGGCCGGTGCTGCTGGACGCGCTGACGAGCCAAGACCAGTATCTCGCGGGCTTCATCCTGCTCTTCGTGTCGGTGCTGACGCTGGTGGGGATGCTGATCTCCGACCTCCTGCTGGCGGTGCTCGATCCGCGCATCCGGCTGGGCGGGGAGGGGCAAAAATGA
- a CDS encoding ABC transporter substrate-binding protein has product MLLALGLVAPAAAQGTMPAASRGITYPMVAEVHGVVAPSRPSLVETPMLADQVAKGLVPPVADRVPAEPLIVDLAAEGLKVGRQGGTIRTIIDRPKSIRYLVAWGYARLVGYTPKLELKADLLKSYTVENDNRVFTFTLRRGHKWSDGFPFTAEDFRYYWEDVANNKTLSPAGPPSTLLVKGKPPKFEVIDEVTVRYSWDDPNPVFLQELARARPTYIYMPSHYMRQFHEKYADPKMLPRIIAAERVTDWAALHMRRETMYAFDNVDCPTLEPWANTSVGPTTRFVMKRNDYFHRIDTKGQQLPYADNVIMDVASSRLIPAKTAAGESDLQARGLNFSDLAVLKRSEKRSDYRVLLWPSGKGAQIALYPDLNYADDQWRALFRNATFRQALSIGMDRYLVSRTLYLGLAKPANNFVTEASPLYDKQLAALWSDYAPKKANEMLDSLGLTKRDSSDYRLLPDGRRMEIVVETAGEDPEEVDILQLVAEDWAQLGIRLLIKPSMRDALRERAYTGQVMMTTWSGWDNGMAVPDMVPDELAPTHQDNLAWPKWGEYHETAGKSGEKPDLAAAEELMRLYEKWFEASDTEQRAEIWHRMLEINAEQQFVIGIVSGVPQPVVVSKRLNNVPEEGFYGWDPGAQFGIYHPDQFWFTE; this is encoded by the coding sequence ATGTTGCTCGCCCTAGGCCTCGTCGCGCCGGCGGCGGCGCAGGGGACGATGCCGGCAGCGTCGCGGGGGATCACCTATCCGATGGTCGCCGAGGTGCATGGGGTGGTGGCCCCGTCGCGACCGTCGCTGGTGGAAACACCGATGCTGGCGGATCAGGTCGCCAAGGGGCTGGTCCCGCCGGTGGCCGATCGAGTGCCGGCCGAGCCGCTGATCGTGGACCTCGCGGCGGAAGGTTTGAAAGTAGGCCGGCAGGGCGGCACCATCCGGACGATCATCGACCGGCCGAAGTCCATCCGCTACCTGGTGGCCTGGGGCTATGCGCGGCTGGTGGGCTATACGCCGAAGCTCGAGCTGAAGGCCGACCTCCTGAAGTCGTACACGGTGGAGAACGACAACCGGGTCTTCACCTTCACGCTGCGGCGGGGACACAAGTGGTCGGACGGGTTCCCGTTCACCGCGGAGGACTTCCGCTATTACTGGGAAGACGTGGCGAACAACAAGACGCTGTCGCCGGCAGGGCCGCCTTCGACGCTGCTGGTGAAGGGCAAGCCGCCAAAGTTCGAGGTGATCGACGAGGTGACCGTCCGCTATTCCTGGGACGATCCCAACCCGGTGTTCCTGCAGGAACTGGCGCGGGCGCGGCCGACCTATATCTACATGCCTTCCCATTACATGCGGCAGTTCCACGAGAAATATGCCGATCCCAAGATGCTTCCCCGGATCATCGCAGCCGAGCGGGTGACGGATTGGGCTGCGCTGCATATGCGGCGCGAGACGATGTATGCCTTCGACAATGTCGACTGCCCGACCTTGGAGCCGTGGGCAAATACGTCCGTGGGGCCGACGACGCGCTTCGTGATGAAGCGCAACGACTATTTCCACCGCATCGACACCAAGGGCCAGCAGCTGCCCTATGCGGACAACGTCATCATGGACGTGGCCTCCAGCCGGCTCATTCCCGCCAAGACGGCGGCGGGCGAGAGCGACCTGCAGGCGCGGGGCCTGAACTTCTCCGACCTGGCGGTGCTCAAGCGGAGCGAGAAGCGCTCGGACTACAGGGTGCTGTTGTGGCCGAGCGGAAAGGGCGCGCAGATCGCGCTCTATCCCGACCTCAATTATGCGGACGACCAATGGCGCGCACTGTTCCGCAACGCGACGTTCCGGCAGGCACTGTCGATCGGAATGGACCGCTATCTGGTCAGCCGGACGCTCTATCTCGGGCTGGCCAAGCCGGCGAATAATTTCGTCACCGAGGCAAGCCCCCTCTATGACAAGCAGCTGGCTGCGCTGTGGAGCGATTATGCGCCCAAGAAGGCCAATGAGATGCTCGACTCCCTGGGGCTAACGAAGCGGGATTCGAGCGATTACCGCCTGCTGCCTGATGGGCGGCGGATGGAGATCGTGGTGGAGACGGCAGGGGAAGACCCGGAGGAGGTCGACATCCTGCAACTGGTGGCGGAGGACTGGGCACAGCTCGGGATCCGGCTGCTGATCAAGCCATCGATGCGCGATGCGCTGCGGGAGCGGGCCTATACGGGGCAGGTGATGATGACGACCTGGTCGGGCTGGGACAATGGCATGGCGGTGCCGGACATGGTGCCGGACGAACTGGCGCCGACGCATCAGGACAATCTCGCCTGGCCGAAATGGGGCGAATATCACGAGACCGCGGGAAAATCGGGTGAGAAGCCGGACCTGGCGGCCGCGGAAGAGCTGATGAGGCTCTATGAAAAATGGTTCGAGGCGAGCGATACGGAGCAGCGGGCGGAGATCTGGCACCGGATGCTGGAGATCAATGCGGAGCAGCAATTCGTGATCGGGATCGTTTCGGGCGTGCCGCAGCCGGTGGTGGTCTCGAAGCGGCTGAACAACGTGCCGGAAGAGGGATTCTACGGATGGGACCCGGGCGCACAGTTCGGGATCTACCATCCGGACCAGTTCTGGTTCACGGAATGA
- a CDS encoding ABC transporter ATP-binding protein, giving the protein MSAALLSIRGLTIDFKTMAGNVRAVDDVSFDIPAARTVALVGESGSGKTVISQAILRILPRVAKITSGSMLFRDPRGGEHDLAALEAESDAMRKIRGGRISIIFQEPMASLSPLHTIGNQIGEAHQLHMGSSATQARAATERMLGLVGFVDPKRGVDTYPFELSGGMRQRAMIAMALVCKPALLIADEPTTALDVTVQAQILKLIKDLQAEFQMAVLMITHDLGIVANLADEVVVLYRGKVVEAGSTEVIFRDPQHPYLKALLAAVPRFDMAPGERLKAIREVKPVSGGYFTQVIDTTEKGQVLLDVQGLEKRFALRKGSMFKPKAALPALALRDVSFTVRAGESVGLVGESGCGKTTTAKIIVRAMTPDKGAVKFRMNGAMKDVPTLADGELNAYRREVQVVFQDPFSSLNPRMTVLDLITEPLVIHNIGTGSDRKKWAQELMALVGLDPRFLNRYPHSFSGGQRQRIGIARALALKPKLLICDEPVSALDVSVQAQILNLLKDLQAKLGLSYLFISHNLAVVDYIAERILVMCRGMIVEEAPREKFREKAQHPYTQALLAAVPEPDLDQPMDLELLCGGSTSDPDLWPGAYRVQADATPRRVEVGPGHFVLFGDEAPGLAPVRREEAVA; this is encoded by the coding sequence ATGAGCGCTGCGCTGCTTTCCATCCGCGGATTGACTATAGATTTCAAGACAATGGCTGGAAATGTCCGTGCAGTGGACGACGTTTCCTTCGACATACCAGCGGCTCGCACCGTCGCGCTGGTCGGGGAATCCGGCTCCGGAAAAACCGTCATCAGCCAAGCCATTCTGAGAATTCTGCCAAGAGTGGCAAAAATCACCAGCGGTTCCATGCTGTTCCGCGACCCGCGCGGCGGCGAGCACGATCTCGCAGCGCTGGAGGCGGAATCGGACGCGATGCGCAAGATCCGGGGCGGTCGGATCTCGATCATCTTCCAGGAGCCGATGGCCTCGCTGTCGCCCCTGCACACGATCGGCAATCAGATCGGCGAGGCGCATCAACTGCATATGGGCTCCTCGGCGACCCAGGCGCGGGCCGCGACCGAGCGGATGCTGGGGCTGGTCGGCTTCGTCGATCCGAAAAGGGGCGTCGATACCTACCCGTTCGAATTGTCCGGCGGCATGCGGCAGCGAGCGATGATCGCCATGGCGCTGGTCTGCAAGCCGGCGCTGCTGATCGCCGACGAGCCGACGACGGCCCTCGACGTCACGGTGCAGGCGCAGATCCTGAAGCTGATCAAGGACCTGCAGGCCGAGTTCCAGATGGCGGTGCTGATGATCACCCATGATCTCGGGATCGTCGCCAATCTGGCGGACGAGGTCGTGGTGCTCTATCGCGGCAAGGTGGTGGAGGCGGGTTCGACGGAGGTGATCTTCCGCGATCCCCAGCATCCCTATTTGAAGGCCCTGCTGGCGGCGGTGCCGCGGTTCGACATGGCGCCGGGTGAGCGGCTGAAGGCGATCCGCGAGGTGAAGCCGGTGAGCGGCGGCTATTTCACCCAGGTGATCGATACGACTGAGAAGGGCCAGGTGCTGCTTGACGTGCAGGGGCTGGAGAAGCGCTTCGCCCTGCGCAAAGGAAGCATGTTCAAGCCGAAGGCGGCGCTGCCGGCGCTGGCGCTGCGCGACGTGAGCTTCACCGTGCGGGCGGGTGAGTCGGTCGGACTGGTGGGGGAGTCCGGTTGCGGCAAGACGACGACCGCCAAGATCATCGTGCGCGCCATGACGCCCGACAAGGGCGCCGTGAAGTTCCGCATGAACGGTGCCATGAAAGACGTGCCGACGCTGGCCGATGGCGAGCTCAACGCCTATCGCCGGGAGGTGCAGGTCGTCTTCCAGGACCCGTTCTCCTCGCTCAATCCGCGCATGACCGTGCTCGACCTGATCACGGAGCCGCTCGTCATCCACAATATCGGGACGGGGTCCGACCGGAAGAAATGGGCGCAGGAGCTCATGGCTCTGGTGGGGCTCGATCCCCGGTTCCTCAACCGCTATCCCCACTCCTTCTCAGGCGGGCAGCGGCAGCGCATCGGCATCGCCCGGGCCCTGGCGCTCAAGCCCAAGCTGCTGATCTGCGACGAGCCGGTCTCGGCGCTGGACGTCTCGGTGCAGGCGCAGATCCTCAACCTGCTCAAGGACCTGCAGGCGAAGCTCGGTCTGTCGTATCTGTTCATCAGCCATAATCTGGCGGTGGTGGATTACATCGCCGAGCGCATCCTGGTGATGTGCCGGGGGATGATCGTGGAGGAGGCGCCGCGGGAGAAGTTCCGCGAGAAGGCGCAGCATCCCTATACGCAGGCGCTGCTGGCCGCCGTGCCGGAACCCGATCTGGACCAGCCGATGGACCTCGAGCTGCTGTGCGGCGGTTCGACCTCGGATCCGGATCTGTGGCCGGGCGCCTACCGGGTGCAGGCGGATGCGACGCCGCGGCGCGTGGAGGTCGGGCCGGGACATTTCGTATTGTTCGGTGACGAAGCACCGGGGCTGGCCCCCGTGCGGCGCGAAGAGGCCGTGGCATGA